The following are encoded together in the Pithys albifrons albifrons isolate INPA30051 chromosome 5, PitAlb_v1, whole genome shotgun sequence genome:
- the OSTC gene encoding oligosaccharyltransferase complex subunit OSTC, whose amino-acid sequence METLYRLPFAVLECPNIKLKRPSWVHMPSAMTVYALVVVSYFLITGGIIYDVIVEPPSVGSMTDEHGHQRPVAFLAYRVNGQYIMEGLASSFLFTMGGLGFIILDRSNAPNIPKLNRFLLLFIGFVSVLLSFFMARVFMRMKLPGYLMG is encoded by the exons ATGGAGACGCTGTACCGCCTGCCCTTTGCCGTGCTCGAGTGCCCCAACATCAAGCTGAAGCGGCCGAGCTGGGTGCACATGCCCTCGGCCATGACTGTGTACGCGCTGGTGGTCGTGTCCTACTTCCTCATCACCGGAG GAATTATTTATGACGTGATTGTGGAGCCTCCCAGCGTGGGGTCGATGACAGACGAACACGGACATCAGAGGCCGGTGGCCTTCCTGGCGTACAG AGTAAATGGACAGTATATTATGGAAGGCCTTGCATCCAGCTTCCTCTTCACAATGGGTGGCCTGGGATTCATAATTCTGGACCGATCAAATGCACCAAATATCCCCAAGTTGAATAGGTTTCTTCTGCTCTTTATTGGATTTGTCAGCGTGCTTTTGAGCTTCTTCATGGCCAGAGTTTTCATGAGGATGAAATTACC gggCTACTTGATGGGTTAG